The Iamia majanohamensis genome window below encodes:
- a CDS encoding SRPBCC family protein, with product MGDSVREQMTIAAPVADVVEVLLAIERYPEWARDLKAATVLARDDEGRATEARFRAAGFGYSTEYTLSYDHGTPGRLAWVLTEGDVTRKLDGHYDLTDRGDGTTDVVYELEAELVLPLPGFVKRRTAHKITHTALAELKARVEGDAAP from the coding sequence ATGGGTGACTCGGTCCGAGAGCAGATGACGATCGCTGCGCCGGTGGCGGACGTGGTGGAGGTGCTCCTCGCCATCGAGCGCTACCCGGAGTGGGCTCGCGACCTGAAGGCCGCCACCGTCCTCGCCCGCGACGACGAGGGCCGGGCCACCGAGGCCCGCTTCCGTGCCGCCGGCTTCGGCTACAGCACCGAGTACACCCTCTCCTACGACCACGGCACCCCCGGTCGGCTGGCCTGGGTCCTCACCGAGGGCGACGTCACCCGCAAGCTCGACGGCCACTACGACCTCACCGACCGGGGCGACGGCACCACCGACGTCGTCTACGAGCTCGAGGCCGAGCTGGTGCTCCCGCTGCCGGGGTTCGTGAAGCGGCGCACGGCCCACAAGATCACCCACACCGCCCTGGCCGAGCTCAAGGCGCGCGTCGAGGGCGACGCGGCGCCGTGA
- a CDS encoding ArsA family ATPase produces MTAARPGRTLLFTGKGGVGKTTVAAATALRCAEAGARTVVISTDPAHSLADSLEGDLGTRPTPVVDGLWGQQLDARERMEDAWGDLRGWLVDVFEWSGVDGVEAEELALLPGLEEVFGLVDIKAYAESGDWDVIVVDCAPTAETIRLLSLPDVLRWYMERVFPTSRRLHRAVAPVLSRVTSLPVAGDRVFGSAERFYAQLDGVKEVLADTARTSVRLVVNPERMVIAEARRTATYLSLFGYGVDAVVANRLLPDDVSDPWFDRWKKLHAEHLVAIEEGFAPLPVLRATLAEEEVVGLDRLRDLAGVVYGDRDPADRLHEGEPLRLEDDGDGPALVLDLPFAEHDDLELGRHGDELLVAVGPYRRALVLPASLQRRPVAGARLDGGRLRVRFGPEPVAAGRG; encoded by the coding sequence GTGACGGCGGCCCGACCGGGCCGCACCCTGCTCTTCACCGGCAAGGGCGGGGTGGGCAAGACCACCGTCGCCGCCGCCACCGCCCTCCGCTGCGCGGAGGCCGGGGCCCGCACGGTCGTGATCTCCACCGACCCGGCCCACTCCCTCGCCGACTCGCTCGAGGGCGACCTCGGCACCCGGCCCACGCCGGTCGTCGACGGGCTCTGGGGCCAGCAGCTCGACGCGCGGGAGCGCATGGAGGACGCCTGGGGCGACCTGCGGGGCTGGCTGGTCGACGTGTTCGAGTGGTCCGGCGTCGACGGCGTGGAGGCCGAGGAGCTCGCCCTCCTGCCCGGGCTGGAGGAGGTCTTCGGCCTGGTCGACATCAAGGCCTACGCCGAGTCCGGTGACTGGGACGTCATCGTCGTCGACTGCGCCCCCACGGCCGAGACCATCCGCCTCCTGTCCCTGCCCGACGTGCTGCGCTGGTACATGGAGCGGGTCTTCCCCACCAGCCGCCGGCTCCACCGGGCCGTGGCCCCGGTGCTGTCCCGGGTCACCTCGCTGCCGGTCGCCGGCGACCGCGTGTTCGGCTCGGCCGAGCGCTTCTACGCCCAGCTCGACGGGGTGAAGGAGGTGCTGGCCGACACGGCCCGCACCAGCGTGCGCCTGGTGGTGAACCCCGAGCGCATGGTCATCGCCGAGGCCCGCCGCACCGCGACCTACCTCTCGCTCTTCGGCTACGGGGTCGATGCCGTCGTGGCCAACCGGCTGCTGCCCGACGACGTGTCCGACCCCTGGTTCGACCGCTGGAAGAAGCTCCACGCCGAGCACCTGGTGGCCATCGAGGAGGGGTTCGCCCCGCTCCCGGTGCTGCGCGCCACCCTCGCCGAGGAGGAGGTCGTCGGCCTCGACCGGCTGCGCGACCTGGCCGGCGTCGTCTACGGCGACCGCGACCCGGCCGACCGCCTCCACGAGGGCGAGCCCCTCCGCCTGGAGGACGACGGCGACGGCCCGGCCCTGGTGCTCGACCTGCCGTTCGCCGAGCACGACGACCTCGAGCTGGGGCGCCACGGCGACGAGCTGCTCGTGGCGGTGGGGCCCTACCGCCGGGCGCTCGTGCTGCCCGCGTCGCTGCAGCGGCGGCCCGTCGCCGGGGCCCGCCTCGACGGGGGCCGGCTGCGCGTGCGGTTCGGGCCCGAGCCCGTCGCCGCCGGTCGGGGCTGA